A region of the Methanobacterium formicicum genome:
GAAATAGGTAGTACGGCCACCCACCGGTATGATGTTTAATTTACCCCCTGCAGGGCATTTACCTCCCGGGTGGCGATGGGGGAGAAGATATGATTCAGGGAGAGCCTCTGGTTTATCCTGGTATTCAATGGCCTTTTGAAGCACCCTTTTCATATCATTAAAGAGTTGTTCCCATTCCTCCTTATCCAGGAGGTGGGCTGGAGTTAAGGGGTGCACCCGGCTCTGGTAAAGTATCTCATCGGCGTAAAGATTACCAATACCCGCCAGAACATGCTGGTTCAGGAGTAAGGGTTTGATCATACCTTTCTTGTTTTTAAAAACTTCTTTAAAACTTTTGAAATTTATTTCCAGGGCATCAGGGCCTAATTTCTTCTCTTTAATGAATTCATCAGGATGGCGAGTTAGGCCCAGCTTACCAAATTTGCGGGCATCATCAAAGGACAAAAATTTGCCGGTGGAAAATTCTATCAAAAGACGGGGGTATCGGGAACCATCAACAGAGCCATAATAAAGGAAACCCGTCATCCCGAAGTGCATTATCAAAAAAAGGTCGTTATCCATCTGGGCGAAAAGATATTTCCCGTACCTGCGGCTTTGTATAAACTCATGACCTAATAATGTTTTTTTAATCTCTTCACTACTGCTTCCCACCAGAACTTCTGGACTTACCACTTGCACGTGGTTAATGGTCTGGTGGAGGGAGGTTTCATCAAAATATTTTTTATAGATCTCCAGGGTGGGTAGTTCTGGCATGATATCACCGTTAGTTAAGGAAGGATCGGTTTTAGGTAATAAGATCAGTTTAACTAATTTTTTGGTAAAGGATCAGTTTAAGTAAACTAGAATAAATTAATTTTTAGATTAAATTAATTTTTGTTAAAAGTATACTATTCCTTAAAATTAACCAATCGCGAGGCCAAAATCACAGAAAAACGAGTATTATCTAACTGGAATAATAATCTTAAAAATGTGCAAACTTAAAAGAGTCCGTTAAAGAGTCATGTCAAGTGTTTAAAAAAAATAAAAAAAGGAGAGAGGAAAGAGGGGTTTGAAAGTGGATTTTTTTGGAGGGTTTTAGACGGCCTCGTTTCCTCTTTCTCCGGTTCTTATACGCACAACTTCTTCTACCGGGGAAATGAAGATTTTCCCATCCCCAATATCTCCAGTCTGTGCGGTTTTTACTATTTTATCAATTACATTATCTACCTGTTCATCGGCCACCACAATCTCCAGACGGGTTTTGGGTAACATGTCAATGCGGTAATCACTTCCCCGGTAACTTTCGGTTATGCCCAACTGACGACCACGGCCTTTAACTTCAGTCACCGTCATTCCATGGCATCCTAATTCTTCAAGGGCGTCTTTGACTTCGTCTAATTTGTTTGGTCGGATTATGGCCACAATTTCTTTCATCATATCACCTCAGCCTTAAATTCGGTAACCAGTTTCTTCATGTAGGTTGATGTCCAGTCCTTCAATTTCTTCTTTATCTTCCACACGAAGTCCCATGACTCGGTCAATAACTTTACCAATTATGAGTGTGGCCACGAAGCTGTAACCGGCTACTACTACCACGGCAATTACCTGGGTGAGTAACTGTCCCGGGTTACCGTAGAACAATCCAGTTCCCAGTTCATTGATGAATGGTGCGGCGAATAAACCGGTGGCCAGTGCTCCCCATAAACCGGACATACCGTGTATACCGAATACATCCAGAGCATCGTCGTAACCCAGTTTGGGTTTTAGGTAGCTTATGGACAAGTATGAAACCACACTGGTTACCAGACCAATGATCACTGCGGCTTGCACCGTCACGAAACCTGCTGCCGGGGTGATGGCCACCAGACCGGCTATGGCACCGGATATTGCACCCAGTACTGTTGGTTTACCAGTTTTGAGGTAGTCGATTATTACCCAGGAGACCATTGCTGCAGCAGCAGCAGTGTTAGTGGCTATGAATGCACTTCCTGCCAGTCCACCTGCAGTTAATGCGGAACCAGCGTTGAATCCAAACCAACCAAACCACAGTAGG
Encoded here:
- a CDS encoding Fpg/Nei family DNA glycosylase; translated protein: MPELPTLEIYKKYFDETSLHQTINHVQVVSPEVLVGSSSEEIKKTLLGHEFIQSRRYGKYLFAQMDNDLFLIMHFGMTGFLYYGSVDGSRYPRLLIEFSTGKFLSFDDARKFGKLGLTRHPDEFIKEKKLGPDALEINFKSFKEVFKNKKGMIKPLLLNQHVLAGIGNLYADEILYQSRVHPLTPAHLLDKEEWEQLFNDMKRVLQKAIEYQDKPEALPESYLLPHRHPGGKCPAGGKLNIIPVGGRTTYFCPQRQKIKH
- a CDS encoding P-II family nitrogen regulator, whose amino-acid sequence is MKEIVAIIRPNKLDEVKDALEELGCHGMTVTEVKGRGRQLGITESYRGSDYRIDMLPKTRLEIVVADEQVDNVIDKIVKTAQTGDIGDGKIFISPVEEVVRIRTGERGNEAV